The Gemmatimonadaceae bacterium DNA segment CGGGCGGTCCACGATGTAGGTGCGGGCGTAGCGCTGGAGGTCGGCCTCCGTCTGCCGCGCCATCTCGTCGATGTACCGCAGGTGATAGTCGAGCCCGATGACGCTCCACCAGAACCCGATCGTGTGCGAGTTCTCGGTGCTCCGCTCCTGGCCGAAGGCGGTGGTGACGGCGCGATTGGCCTTCACCGCCTCGAGCTCTTCAGCGGCGAAGTACCCAGGCTCGAGCGTCGCGCGAAGTTCGGCGTGCAGTGCGACCAGCGCCTCGCGGAGGCGTTCCGGCGAGGTCTGCCCGCTGACCGTGATGGGCCCGACGTGATTCAGCGTGTAGTAGTTGACGACCACGCCCTGCCAGAGACCGCTCTCCACGAGACGCTCCTGGAATCGTGACGACGGTTGGTTGAGCACATCCGAGTACACGTCGGCGGCGAAGGTGGCCGCTTCATCCTTGGAGGCGCTCGGCCCGTGCCACTGGATCTGCACGGTGACGGCGTTCACGTCTTCCTCGACGATGAGGCCCTGGTTTGCACGAAGCGGGGGCACCGGCGGGATGGGCGCGCGCGCGAAGGGATCCTCGCCGCGCGGCCAGTCCCCGAAGACGCGCTCGGCCAGCGCAAACATCGCGTCGGCCCGTACGTCACCGGAAATGATGACCGCCGAGTTGTTCGGCACGTAGTAGAGATCGCGGATCGTGCGCATTTGCTGCGGCGTGACGTTCTGGATGACGCTGCGGTCGCCGATGGTGTTCTTGCGGCTCCAGAAGTCGCCCCAGAGCTGGCGGCCCATCGCCTCGTCGAGCCGGAACCACGGAGACGACTCGGCGCGGTCGTACTCCCCGAGCACCACCTGCTTCTCACGGTTCAGCTCGTCGGCGCGGA contains these protein-coding regions:
- a CDS encoding insulinase family protein — translated: MREINAGARRAASRGWRAIAMTLALLGTLAASAEPVAAQRAELERTIQRCVLANGLEVIVVPNGGVPLATIELVVKNGAFTQPPEYAGLAHLFEHMFFKANDTYPEPDAFLDRAADLGALFNATTREELVNYYVTVVSDSVEGGMRFLNAALRGAQFRADELNREKQVVLGEYDRAESSPWFRLDEAMGRQLWGDFWSRKNTIGDRSVIQNVTPQQMRTIRDLYYVPNNSAVIISGDVRADAMFALAERVFGDWPRGEDPFARAPIPPVPPLRANQGLIVEEDVNAVTVQIQWHGPSASKDEAATFAADVYSDVLNQPSSRFQERLVESGLWQGVVVNYYTLNHVGPITVSGQTSPERLREALVALHAELRATLEPGYFAAEELEAVKANRAVTTAFGQERSTENSHTIGFWWSVIGLDYHLRYIDEMARQTEADLQRYARTYIVDRPHITGVMLPRGARRALNLSEADLADLGARR